In one Brienomyrus brachyistius isolate T26 chromosome 7, BBRACH_0.4, whole genome shotgun sequence genomic region, the following are encoded:
- the LOC125746330 gene encoding crk-like protein has protein sequence MSSARFDSSDRSSWYFGPVSRQEAQNRLQGQRHGTFLVRDSSTCPGDYVLSVSENSKVSHYIINSLPSKRFKIGDQEFDHLAALLDFYKIHYLDTTTLIEPASRYASGLPGAPPTVSDDSLEYVRTLYDFTGNDAEDLPFRKGEILVILDKPEEQWWSARNKEGRVGMIPVPYVEKLPRPAAHPGTLPAGHTSRISNSYGVPEPAHAYAQPQTPSPLPQGPGPLPSMQNGPIIAKAIQKRVPCAYDKTALALEVGDIVKVTRMNISGQWEGEVNGRRGLFPFTHVKIMDPQDPDESE, from the exons ATGTCTTCGGCACGGTTCGATTCGTCGGACCGGTCCAGTTGGTATTTCGGCCCGGTGTCGCGGCAGGAGGCACAGAACCGCCTGCAGGGCCAGCGGCATGGCACCTTCCTGGTGCGGGACTCGTCTACCTGCCCGGGCGACTACGTGCTGTCGGTGTCGGAGAACTCCAAGGTGTCGCACTACATCATCAACTCGCTACCCAGCAAGAGGTTCAAGATCGGGGACCAGGAGTTCGACCACCTGGCCGCGCTGCTCGACTTCTACAAGATCCACTACCTGGACACCACCACCCTGATCGAACCGGCTAGCAG GTACGCCAGTGGCCTTCCCGGGGCCCCACCCACTGTCTCCGACGACAGCCTGGAGTATGTGCGCACCCTGTATGACTTTACCGGCAATGATGCAGAGGACCTGCCCTTTCGCAAGGGGGAGATTCTGGTAATCCTGGACAAGCCGGAGGAGCAGTGGTGGAGTGCCCGGAACAAAGAGGGCCGCGTGGGCATGATCCCCGTGCCCTACGTGGAGAAGCTGCCCCGGCCAGCTGCCCACCCCGGCACCCTGCCCGCCGGGCACACCTCCCGCATCTCCAACAGCTATGGCGTCCCCGAGCCTGCCCACGCCTACGCACAGCCGCAGACGCCCTCACCGCTGCCACAGGGCCCTGGACCCTTGCCCTCCATGCAGAACGGCCCCATCATAGCCAAGGCCATTCAGAAGCGGGTGCCCTGTGCCTACGACAAAACTGCACTGGCGCTGGAG GTGGGGGACATTGTCAAGGTGACACGGATGAACATCAGCGGCCAATGGGAGGGTGAGGTAAACGGCCGGAGGGGGCTCTTTCCATTTACGCATGTGAAGATCATGGACCCCCAGGATCCCGATGAGAGTGAGTGA